In Nocardioides sp. InS609-2, a single genomic region encodes these proteins:
- a CDS encoding acyltransferase yields the protein MTPGPPRIEPSADVSDEAIIGSGTLVWHLAQVREDAVIGDECIIGRGAYVGPGVRLGNRCKLQNYALVYEPAVVEDGVFIGPAVVFTNDLMPRAVMPDGRLQTGDDWEAVAVVVREGASIGARAVVVAPVTIGRWAMVGAGSVVTRDVPDFALVVGIPARRVGWVGRAGEALERHGAEAFRCPRTGAEYVESDGLLHETHQ from the coding sequence ATGACGCCAGGGCCGCCGCGTATCGAACCCTCCGCCGACGTGTCCGACGAGGCGATCATCGGGAGCGGGACTCTCGTCTGGCACCTGGCCCAGGTCCGTGAGGACGCGGTCATCGGAGACGAGTGCATCATCGGCCGGGGCGCCTACGTCGGCCCGGGAGTTCGGCTCGGCAACCGGTGCAAACTGCAGAACTACGCACTCGTCTACGAGCCGGCCGTCGTCGAGGACGGCGTCTTCATAGGCCCCGCGGTCGTCTTCACCAATGACCTGATGCCGCGCGCCGTGATGCCCGACGGTCGGCTCCAGACCGGCGACGACTGGGAAGCAGTGGCCGTTGTGGTGCGCGAGGGTGCCTCGATCGGCGCCCGCGCGGTGGTCGTCGCGCCCGTGACCATCGGCCGCTGGGCCATGGTCGGCGCGGGTTCGGTTGTCACTCGCGACGTACCCGACTTCGCCCTGGTCGTTGGCATTCCCGCGCGGCGCGTCGGCTGGGTGGGGCGCGCTGGGGAGGCGCTGGAACGTCACGGGGCTGAAGCTTTCAGGTGTCCACGCACCGGGGCGGAGTACGTCGAGTCGGATGGTCTGCTGCACGAGACGCATCAGTAG